TGGTACGATTCATCGCACAAAAGCTGTGCTTCTTCTCCGTTTGATAAGTAGCCCGCCTCCAAAAGTACACCCGGCATAGACAATGACGACAGGAGGAGGACATGTGTATTCGCCTGTGCCTGTCTGTGATTGCCCTCCGGGAAATCTGTCATTCGTTTTTGCATCATCTCTGCCAATCCCCTGCTATTCTCATTTTTCGGATGGTAGAAGACTTGTGCACCTTGATACGTCTTCACCGTCGAAGCATTGCAATGGACGCTGACAAATACATCAGGGCGCGCTTCTTCAATGATGGCGACTCGCTTTTTAAGATCGGCGCGTTTTCCGCCTTTTCCGCGTGTATAGTAGTCGACATCATCCGTTCTAGTATAGACGACCTCTGCCCCTGCCGATATCAGCTTATCACCGATCCGTTTTGCCAATACCAGATTGATATCCTTCTCCGCCTGCGCATGATACTCTGCCCCGCTGTCGATACCGCCATGCCCCGCATCAACAGCTATTCTTTTTCCTGCAAGCGGCGCATCATCCATCGCCCACATCATAGGCACACCGCCCTGCCACATCAAACAGAATATCCCCAGCCCGAACACCCAGCCAAACAGCCACCTTCTCACGATTCTCGCTCCTTTCGCTCGCGTTTCTCACCTATCCTCTGGTCAAACAGACGATTTTCCGCTACAATAAAAGGAATAGCAATCTTATGTTTTAATAGGAGAGTTGCCTATGTTTTCCTTTATAACACGTATCTTCACATTTCTTATATTCCTTGTCGTTTTGTTCGTCGGATGCTTCTTTTTCATGGACGGCGGTTCGATACTCAACCGCTACATTCCCGACTCGTACCGCACGACAGCAGAAGTCCGCGCACTTCCGTTCTCACCCGAGAACCTGCCCGACCTCGATTCGGACGCATGGACACGCGCATATCGCTTCATCGCGCTCAAAGATGCTGTCAACAGTCGCACCCCACAGCTCGGTTACACAAAGATAGACGACATCGCACACAATATGCAATATGCCATCATCGCCTCGGAGGACAAACGTTTCTACGACCACCCGGGCTTCGACGTCGAAGGCATGATGCGTGCCACCCTCGTCAACATCCAATACGGCAAGATACAAGAAGGTGCCAGCACCATCACACAACAAACAGTCAAAAACCTCTTTTTGACAGCCGACCGTACGGCATCGCGCAAAATGGAAGAAATACTCCTTGCCCTCAACATGGAATCCCGCTACGAAAAAGCAGAGATCCTCGAGATCTACCTTAACACCATCTATTTCGGCGACGGTTACTACGGCATCAACCAAGCCTCGCACGGCTACTTCGGTTGTGCTCCCTCCCGCCTCTCGCTCGCTCAATCGGCTATGCTCGCAGGCATCGTCCCCGCACCGAGCATCTACTCTCCGCGTGTAGACTTCGCCGCCGCCAAAAAACGACAAGCACTCGCACTTAACGCCATGGTCAAAAACGGTTACATCACCGAAGCAGAAGCACAAAACGCCAAAGCCGCTCCTATCCGTCTTGTTGAAAAATAACACGAATGAGCGCGATTCACGGCAGGAATTCTCCTCATAATAGCTAATATATAAAATTACTATGTAAAACGGTACGAAACAGACCTTACTTATTACTGATTTTGAAGGAATATATTATGATTACAACGTTGATCGACCAGCAGGTGTACTGTGCATCCCCTTCGATACACGACATGACACCTGTATTTCTCAACTTATTACAAATGAAAAGCCCCAACCTGTATCGCCACTCGCATCAGGTCGCCAATTACAGCGCAAGCATCGCCGCCAAGATGTGCCTGCCGTCCGAAGAGATCTCTCTCATTC
This region of Selenomonadales bacterium genomic DNA includes:
- a CDS encoding transglycosylase domain-containing protein — encoded protein: MFSFITRIFTFLIFLVVLFVGCFFFMDGGSILNRYIPDSYRTTAEVRALPFSPENLPDLDSDAWTRAYRFIALKDAVNSRTPQLGYTKIDDIAHNMQYAIIASEDKRFYDHPGFDVEGMMRATLVNIQYGKIQEGASTITQQTVKNLFLTADRTASRKMEEILLALNMESRYEKAEILEIYLNTIYFGDGYYGINQASHGYFGCAPSRLSLAQSAMLAGIVPAPSIYSPRVDFAAAKKRQALALNAMVKNGYITEAEAQNAKAAPIRLVEK
- a CDS encoding N-acetylmuramoyl-L-alanine amidase, which translates into the protein MRRWLFGWVFGLGIFCLMWQGGVPMMWAMDDAPLAGKRIAVDAGHGGIDSGAEYHAQAEKDINLVLAKRIGDKLISAGAEVVYTRTDDVDYYTRGKGGKRADLKKRVAIIEEARPDVFVSVHCNASTVKTYQGAQVFYHPKNENSRGLAEMMQKRMTDFPEGNHRQAQANTHVLLLSSLSMPGVLLEAGYLSNGEEAQLLCDESYQNRLAEAILATFMEYFTEKSE